The Lutibacter profundi genome includes a region encoding these proteins:
- a CDS encoding DNA-directed RNA polymerase subunit omega, with amino-acid sequence MDYKNSKAATTTVTYDKNKIEAPTGNIYEAITILAKRAEQINGDLRSELIEKLEEFATYTDSLDEVFENKEQIEVSKFYEKLPKATAIAIEEWLEDKIYYRKPEETQE; translated from the coding sequence ATGGATTATAAAAACTCAAAAGCAGCCACAACTACTGTAACTTACGACAAAAATAAAATTGAAGCTCCAACAGGGAATATTTATGAAGCTATTACAATTTTAGCAAAAAGAGCTGAACAAATTAACGGTGATTTAAGAAGTGAATTAATTGAAAAATTAGAAGAATTTGCTACTTATACTGATAGTTTAGATGAAGTTTTTGAAAACAAAGAACAAATTGAAGTTTCAAAATTTTATGAAAAATTACCAAAAGCAACTGCAATTGCAATTGAAGAATGGTTAGAAGATAAAATTTATTATAGAAAACCAGAGGAAACACAAGAATAG
- a CDS encoding enoyl-ACP reductase FabI, whose amino-acid sequence MMYNLLKGKKGIIFGALDSKSIAWKVAERAHEEGAKFVLTNAPVALRLGTISELAEKTGSIVIPADATSMMDLEELVDKAVEELGGKIDFVLHSIGMSVNVRRGNHYTHQDYNFTKTGWDVSALSFHRLMSVLYKKDAMNEWGSIVALTYMAAQRVFPDYNDMADNKAYLESVARSFGYFFGRDKKVRVNTISQSPTPTTAGNGVKGFDGFIAYAEKMSPLGNATALECADYTISLFSDLTKKVTLQNLFHDGGFSNMGVSTAIMDSFMENYKEETIDEPKKKDKK is encoded by the coding sequence ATTATGTATAACTTACTTAAAGGGAAAAAGGGAATTATTTTTGGGGCTTTAGATTCAAAGTCAATTGCTTGGAAAGTTGCGGAAAGAGCACATGAGGAAGGAGCTAAATTTGTGTTAACAAATGCACCAGTAGCGTTACGACTTGGAACCATTTCTGAATTAGCAGAAAAAACAGGTTCAATAGTAATACCAGCAGATGCAACATCAATGATGGATTTAGAAGAATTGGTTGATAAAGCAGTTGAAGAATTAGGAGGGAAAATAGATTTTGTTTTACATTCAATAGGTATGTCTGTTAATGTGCGAAGAGGAAATCACTACACCCATCAAGATTATAATTTCACAAAAACAGGTTGGGACGTTTCTGCACTTTCTTTTCATAGATTAATGAGTGTATTGTACAAAAAAGATGCAATGAATGAATGGGGAAGTATTGTAGCATTAACTTATATGGCTGCACAACGTGTATTTCCAGACTATAATGATATGGCAGATAATAAGGCGTACTTAGAATCTGTAGCACGTAGTTTTGGATACTTCTTTGGCCGTGATAAAAAAGTTAGAGTAAATACAATTTCTCAATCACCTACACCAACTACAGCAGGAAATGGAGTAAAAGGGTTTGATGGCTTTATAGCTTACGCTGAAAAAATGTCACCATTAGGAAATGCTACTGCGTTAGAATGTGCAGATTATACAATTAGTTTATTCTCAGATCTTACCAAAAAAGTAACTTTACAAAACTTATTTCATGATGGAGGATTTTCAAATATGGGTGTAAGTACTGCTATTATGGATAGTTTTATGGAAAATTATAAAGAAGAAACTATTGATGAACCTAAAAAGAAAGATAAAAAATAA
- a CDS encoding GMP reductase: MRIETDLKLGFKDVMIRPKRSTLSSRSQVNLERTFTFLHSNYKWNGIPIMAANMDTVGTFEMAIALAKYKIFTAIHKHYSLQEWEKFTQNSNKNILNYIAVSTGTGSADSEKLAAIFKLNPDLKFICIDVANGYSEHFVNFVKKTREKYPNKVIMAGNVVTGEMVEELLLAGADIIKVGIGPGSVCTTRVKTGVGYPQLSAIIECADAAHGLGGQIVSDGGCKIPGDIAKAFGGGADFVMLGGMLAGHAESGGETIEIKNKKYKQFYGMSSETAMNKHVGGVANYRASEGKTVKIPYRGSVENTVQDILGSLRSTCTYVGASRLKELTKRTTFIRVQEQQNEVFSK; the protein is encoded by the coding sequence ATGCGTATAGAAACCGATTTAAAATTAGGATTCAAAGATGTTATGATTCGTCCAAAACGTTCAACTTTAAGTTCGCGTTCTCAAGTTAACTTGGAGAGAACATTTACTTTTTTACACAGTAATTATAAATGGAACGGAATTCCTATTATGGCAGCAAATATGGATACTGTTGGAACATTTGAAATGGCAATAGCATTGGCAAAATATAAAATATTTACTGCAATTCACAAACATTATTCTTTGCAAGAATGGGAAAAATTTACACAAAATTCAAATAAAAATATATTAAATTACATTGCTGTTAGTACAGGAACTGGTTCTGCTGATTCAGAAAAACTTGCAGCAATATTTAAGCTAAACCCAGATTTAAAATTTATTTGTATTGATGTTGCAAATGGTTACTCTGAACACTTTGTGAATTTTGTAAAAAAAACCAGAGAAAAATATCCAAACAAAGTAATTATGGCTGGCAATGTGGTAACTGGTGAAATGGTTGAAGAATTATTATTAGCTGGAGCAGATATTATAAAAGTTGGTATTGGACCAGGCTCTGTATGTACAACACGTGTTAAAACTGGTGTGGGGTACCCTCAACTTTCTGCAATAATTGAATGCGCCGATGCAGCTCACGGCTTGGGCGGGCAAATAGTGTCAGATGGCGGTTGTAAAATACCTGGAGATATTGCAAAAGCATTTGGTGGTGGAGCCGATTTTGTAATGTTAGGCGGTATGTTAGCCGGACATGCGGAGAGTGGTGGAGAAACTATTGAAATAAAAAATAAAAAATACAAACAATTTTATGGAATGAGCTCTGAAACAGCTATGAATAAACATGTTGGTGGTGTAGCCAATTATAGAGCTTCAGAAGGTAAAACAGTTAAAATTCCTTATAGAGGTAGTGTTGAAAATACTGTACAAGATATTTTGGGTAGTTTAAGATCAACGTGTACTTATGTTGGTGCAAGCAGATTAAAAGAACTAACAAAAAGAACTACTTTTATTAGAGTTCAAGAACAACAAAATGAAGTATTTTCAAAATAA
- a CDS encoding AAA family ATPase: protein MLTNLSIKNYALIDNLSVNFKDRLSIITGETGAGKSILLGALGLALGKRADLSTLKNTQKKCIIEAEFSILNYQLNSFFEENKLDFEEETIVRREILPNGKSRAFINDTPVTLQVLQTLSEKLIDVHSQHQTQQLSNVSFQFEIIDALANNSAKIESYKRGLRLYNELVKELDELKKNQNLAKEQYEYNLYLFEELKNANLFENEQSIIEKTLDKLNNIEDVKLNLLEAQSIAFNDEIGLKVLLNSITTNLNKISLYSDEYKELYNRILSLKIEFDDIASEVEKATETLNFDASELVKLNERLQLIYDLQKNTL, encoded by the coding sequence ATGCTTACAAATCTTTCTATAAAAAATTATGCTTTAATTGATAATTTATCTGTCAATTTTAAAGATAGATTGTCAATTATAACCGGAGAAACAGGAGCAGGAAAGTCTATTTTATTAGGTGCTCTTGGATTGGCGTTAGGAAAAAGAGCAGATTTGTCTACCCTAAAAAATACGCAAAAAAAATGTATAATTGAAGCTGAGTTTTCTATTTTGAATTATCAATTAAATTCTTTTTTCGAAGAAAATAAATTAGACTTTGAAGAAGAAACAATTGTTAGGAGAGAAATTTTACCCAATGGTAAATCAAGAGCATTTATAAATGACACGCCAGTTACGTTACAGGTTCTACAAACGTTAAGTGAAAAGTTAATTGATGTACACTCACAACATCAAACACAGCAATTGTCGAATGTTAGTTTTCAGTTTGAAATTATTGATGCACTTGCGAATAACTCAGCAAAAATTGAATCTTATAAAAGAGGATTGAGATTGTATAATGAACTTGTAAAGGAGTTAGATGAACTTAAAAAAAATCAAAACTTAGCAAAAGAACAGTACGAGTATAATTTGTATTTATTTGAAGAATTAAAAAATGCTAATTTATTTGAAAATGAACAAAGTATAATTGAAAAAACGCTTGATAAACTAAATAATATAGAAGATGTTAAATTAAATTTGTTAGAGGCACAATCTATTGCTTTTAATGATGAAATTGGTTTGAAAGTTTTGTTAAACTCTATAACCACTAATTTAAATAAGATTTCTCTATATTCAGATGAATATAAAGAGCTTTACAATAGAATTTTAAGCCTTAAAATTGAATTTGATGATATTGCTAGTGAAGTAGAAAAAGCAACAGAGACATTAAATTTTGACGCATCTGAATTAGTAAAATTAAATGAAAGATTACAGTTAATATATGATTTACAAAAAAACACGCTGTAA
- a CDS encoding ferritin has product MLSEKMQSVLNKQIRIEAESSQIYLAMASWAELQGLEGVSQFMYAQSDEERMHMLKLFKYINERGGHAQVSELNAPPLEFGSIKEMFETLFKHEVFVSGTINELVHIALEEKDYATHNFLQWYVAEQIEEEAQARTILDKINLIGNDKGGLYLFDSDIKQLTVVSSVAPPA; this is encoded by the coding sequence ATGCTATCAGAAAAAATGCAATCAGTTTTAAATAAACAAATAAGAATAGAGGCAGAATCGTCTCAAATCTATTTAGCAATGGCTTCTTGGGCTGAACTGCAAGGTTTAGAAGGTGTTTCTCAATTTATGTATGCACAATCTGATGAAGAAAGAATGCATATGCTTAAATTATTTAAATATATAAATGAACGAGGAGGACACGCACAAGTTTCTGAGTTAAATGCTCCACCTCTTGAGTTTGGCTCAATAAAAGAAATGTTTGAAACGTTATTTAAACATGAAGTGTTTGTTTCAGGAACTATTAATGAATTGGTTCATATTGCTTTGGAAGAAAAAGATTACGCTACACATAACTTTTTACAATGGTATGTAGCAGAACAAATTGAAGAAGAGGCACAAGCAAGAACTATTTTAGATAAAATTAACTTAATTGGTAATGACAAAGGTGGTTTATACTTATTTGATAGTGATATTAAACAACTTACGGTGGTAAGTTCTGTAGCACCACCAGCATAA
- a CDS encoding outer membrane protein assembly factor BamD, with amino-acid sequence MQKNKIYIFILLIALGFSSCSEYQKVLNKGTVEKQYQMATKMYEEQKFGKAIQLFEKITPNYRGKPQMERIQYMVAQAHYNTKQYSLAAYYFDKFEKNYPKSSKIEEAAYLSAHSHYLASPIFSLDQKDTYEAITALQNFIFKFPNSANIANANKYIKELTHKLEKKSFEIAKQYYHTEDYIAAIVAFDNLLSDYLGTSYKEEALYFKFKSAYELAINSYITKKEERTTNAIKIHERFKRSFPNSEYLKETEGLLTNLTKELNSLTALKTQTNGL; translated from the coding sequence ATGCAAAAAAATAAAATTTATATTTTCATTTTGTTAATTGCTTTAGGTTTTTCATCTTGTAGTGAATACCAAAAAGTATTGAATAAAGGTACTGTTGAAAAACAATATCAAATGGCTACCAAAATGTATGAAGAACAAAAATTTGGAAAAGCCATACAATTATTTGAGAAAATTACACCGAATTACAGGGGTAAACCTCAAATGGAACGTATTCAATATATGGTTGCACAAGCACATTACAATACAAAACAATACAGTTTAGCAGCCTATTATTTTGATAAATTTGAAAAAAACTATCCTAAAAGTTCAAAAATTGAGGAGGCCGCATATTTGTCAGCACATAGCCATTATTTAGCTTCACCAATATTTAGTTTAGACCAAAAAGATACTTATGAAGCAATTACAGCGCTTCAAAATTTTATATTTAAGTTTCCAAATTCAGCGAACATAGCAAATGCTAATAAATATATTAAAGAATTAACACACAAATTAGAAAAGAAATCATTTGAAATAGCAAAACAATATTATCATACTGAAGATTATATAGCAGCAATAGTTGCATTTGATAATTTACTTTCTGATTATTTAGGAACTTCCTATAAAGAAGAAGCACTATATTTTAAATTTAAATCGGCCTATGAATTGGCTATAAATAGTTATATTACAAAAAAAGAAGAGAGAACAACGAATGCTATCAAAATACATGAAAGATTTAAACGAAGTTTTCCAAACTCTGAATATTTAAAAGAAACCGAAGGATTACTTACAAACCTAACCAAAGAATTAAATTCTTTAACAGCATTAAAAACACAAACTAATGGATTATAA
- the coaBC gene encoding bifunctional phosphopantothenoylcysteine decarboxylase/phosphopantothenate--cysteine ligase CoaBC, whose translation MSILSGKNILLGVTAGIAAYKTANLVRLFIKEGASVKVVMTPASKDFVTPLTLSTLSKNPVYTTFFEKGEEETEEWNSHVDLGLWANYMLVAPATANTLSKMSNGVCDNLLLAVYLSAKCKVYFAPAMDLDMYQHPTTKKSIEKLQSFGNIFIPPSSGELASGLIGEGRMEEPEKIVSFIENDIIKGLPLYSKKVLITAGPTYEAIDPVRFIGNHSSGKMGFALAKKAASLGAQVYLISGPSNEKVSHSLIQRIDVVSAQEMYTEVHTYFKDIDIAILSAAVADYRPKNVSLTKIKKSTNTMNIELVKTKDILASLGEIKKNQFLVGFALETDNEIENAIAKLNKKNLDLIVLNSLQDKGAGFKNETNKITIIDKSEKISEFSLKSKAMVAEDIFNEIMNKIYA comes from the coding sequence ATGTCAATTTTAAGCGGTAAAAACATACTCTTAGGCGTTACCGCCGGTATTGCTGCTTATAAAACAGCCAATTTAGTACGACTTTTTATCAAGGAAGGAGCAAGCGTTAAAGTTGTGATGACACCTGCTTCTAAAGATTTTGTAACACCGTTAACACTTTCAACACTCTCAAAAAATCCAGTATACACTACCTTTTTTGAAAAAGGAGAAGAAGAAACTGAAGAATGGAATAGCCATGTAGATTTAGGTCTTTGGGCTAATTATATGCTTGTTGCACCAGCAACAGCAAATACACTTTCTAAAATGTCAAATGGTGTTTGTGATAATTTACTTTTAGCAGTTTATTTATCAGCTAAATGTAAAGTGTATTTTGCCCCAGCGATGGATTTAGATATGTATCAGCACCCTACTACAAAAAAAAGTATTGAAAAATTACAAAGTTTTGGCAATATTTTTATACCACCTTCAAGTGGAGAATTAGCGAGTGGCTTAATTGGAGAGGGACGTATGGAAGAACCTGAAAAAATAGTATCTTTTATTGAAAATGATATTATTAAAGGATTACCACTGTATTCTAAAAAAGTTTTAATTACTGCCGGACCAACCTATGAAGCAATAGACCCAGTTCGTTTTATTGGAAATCATTCATCAGGTAAAATGGGGTTTGCACTGGCTAAAAAAGCGGCTAGTTTAGGAGCGCAAGTTTATTTAATTTCAGGCCCATCAAATGAAAAGGTGTCACATTCATTAATTCAAAGAATTGATGTTGTAAGTGCACAAGAAATGTACACTGAAGTACATACATATTTTAAGGATATTGATATAGCAATACTTTCTGCTGCAGTTGCCGATTACAGACCGAAGAATGTATCATTGACTAAAATTAAAAAATCTACCAATACAATGAATATTGAATTGGTAAAAACTAAAGATATTCTAGCTTCATTAGGTGAAATTAAAAAAAATCAGTTTTTAGTTGGTTTTGCTTTGGAGACAGATAATGAAATTGAAAATGCTATTGCCAAATTAAATAAAAAGAATTTAGATTTAATAGTGTTAAATTCATTACAAGATAAAGGAGCAGGATTTAAAAACGAAACAAATAAAATAACTATTATTGATAAATCCGAAAAAATTTCAGAATTTAGTCTAAAATCTAAAGCTATGGTGGCCGAAGATATATTTAATGAAATTATGAATAAAATTTATGCGTAA
- a CDS encoding 5'-nucleotidase C-terminal domain-containing protein, with protein sequence MKKFIISIFTIVLFFSCKNEPQHLLKIEGKLLPITSEITSNKNIENFVKPYREKIEKEMSNILSYTPINLTREDGKLESTLGNLMADMCYQEANPIFNKKTGKNIDFALFNFGGVRASIPKGNITMQHAFNLMPFENQLVVVELSSKKIKELVTYLITKKKAHPISKQVSLVFTNNGYNFKINDKPLNDSKTYFVLTSDYLQHGGDHMDFFKNPINLYKINYKLRNAIIDYFKETDTIRAKLDGRFHTK encoded by the coding sequence ATGAAAAAATTTATTATTTCAATTTTTACAATCGTTCTCTTTTTTAGTTGTAAAAATGAACCTCAACACCTTCTTAAAATTGAAGGAAAGCTACTCCCAATTACTTCAGAAATAACCTCTAATAAAAATATTGAAAATTTTGTGAAGCCTTACCGGGAAAAAATTGAAAAAGAAATGAGTAACATTTTAAGTTATACGCCTATAAATTTAACGAGAGAAGACGGGAAATTAGAAAGTACCTTAGGAAATTTAATGGCTGATATGTGTTATCAAGAAGCAAATCCTATTTTTAATAAAAAGACTGGGAAAAATATTGATTTTGCATTATTTAATTTTGGTGGTGTTAGAGCAAGTATTCCTAAAGGGAATATAACAATGCAACACGCTTTTAATCTAATGCCTTTTGAAAACCAATTGGTTGTTGTTGAATTATCTTCAAAAAAAATAAAAGAATTAGTTACCTATTTAATTACTAAAAAGAAAGCGCACCCAATTTCTAAACAAGTAAGTTTAGTTTTTACAAATAATGGGTACAACTTTAAAATAAATGACAAACCCTTGAATGATTCCAAAACTTATTTTGTGTTAACATCTGATTATTTACAACATGGAGGTGACCATATGGATTTCTTTAAAAACCCCATAAATTTATACAAAATAAATTATAAATTGAGAAATGCTATTATTGATTACTTTAAAGAAACTGACACTATTAGAGCTAAATTAGACGGAAGATTTCACACAAAATAA
- a CDS encoding DUF6913 domain-containing protein, with product MIFTGFKRKSNQFFFDRQLSKLLKNSDVNSSGKIKKVLIFLNDDTEKTSVLKNLEKTLNISKNKIKIIIFQQKVPKENTDENLISPKDFGWYGKITSEKLKDILTKKYDLLINYSKVDNLYNNLLLLQCKAAFKVGFSHLDNRFYNLLIKCESSNLELFNKELKKYLTILKKL from the coding sequence ATGATTTTTACAGGATTTAAACGAAAAAGCAATCAATTTTTTTTTGACAGACAATTGTCAAAGTTGTTAAAGAATTCAGATGTGAATTCTTCAGGAAAAATAAAAAAAGTACTCATTTTTTTAAATGATGATACTGAAAAGACTTCTGTTTTAAAGAATTTAGAGAAAACTTTAAACATTTCAAAAAACAAAATAAAAATTATTATTTTCCAACAAAAAGTACCCAAAGAAAATACGGATGAGAATCTTATCTCTCCTAAAGATTTTGGATGGTACGGTAAAATTACTTCAGAAAAACTAAAAGATATTTTAACAAAAAAATACGATTTGTTAATTAATTATAGCAAAGTTGATAATTTATATAACAACTTATTATTATTGCAGTGTAAAGCTGCTTTTAAAGTAGGGTTTTCACATTTAGACAATCGTTTTTATAATTTGTTAATTAAATGTGAATCATCCAATTTAGAATTGTTTAACAAAGAATTAAAAAAATATTTAACCATTTTAAAGAAACTATAA
- a CDS encoding electron transfer flavoprotein subunit beta/FixA family protein encodes MKPLKIVVLAKQVPDTRHVGPDAMKPDGTVNRGKLSTIFNPDDLHALELALSIKDRIPGTKVTILTMGPQRAADIIREGYYRGVDDGIMISDRRFGGADTLATSYTLVKGLQKLAPFDLILGGRQAIDGDTAQVGPQCADKLKIPQITYVEEIVEIKETEIIAKRRLEKGVEIVSSPFPCLMTVHGSSPDCRSKQAKNVMKYKYARTKTELRSADELMLSLHKKRPYLTIPEWSVEDIDADLNKIGLTGSPTKVKSIENIVLTSNEAKILSNSDIDIELMIKELIEHHTIG; translated from the coding sequence ATGAAACCACTTAAAATTGTAGTACTAGCTAAGCAGGTTCCAGATACTAGGCACGTTGGTCCAGATGCAATGAAGCCTGATGGTACTGTTAACAGAGGTAAACTTTCAACCATATTTAACCCAGATGATTTACATGCTTTGGAATTGGCTTTAAGCATAAAAGACAGGATCCCTGGTACAAAAGTGACAATTCTAACAATGGGGCCACAAAGAGCCGCAGATATTATTAGAGAAGGTTATTATAGGGGTGTTGATGATGGTATTATGATTTCTGATAGAAGATTTGGAGGTGCTGATACTTTAGCAACAAGTTATACACTTGTAAAAGGCTTACAAAAATTAGCTCCTTTTGATTTGATACTTGGAGGTAGGCAAGCTATTGATGGAGATACAGCACAGGTAGGACCACAATGTGCAGATAAATTAAAAATTCCACAAATAACTTATGTTGAGGAGATTGTGGAAATTAAAGAGACTGAAATTATTGCCAAAAGAAGATTAGAAAAAGGTGTTGAAATTGTATCCTCTCCATTTCCTTGTTTAATGACAGTGCACGGTTCTTCTCCAGATTGTAGATCTAAACAAGCAAAAAATGTAATGAAATATAAATATGCCAGAACCAAAACAGAATTGAGATCAGCCGATGAATTAATGTTATCATTACATAAAAAAAGACCTTATTTAACCATTCCTGAATGGAGTGTTGAAGATATTGACGCCGATTTAAATAAAATAGGATTAACAGGTTCTCCTACCAAAGTTAAAAGTATTGAAAATATTGTATTAACATCTAACGAAGCTAAAATATTAAGTAATTCTGATATTGATATTGAGCTGATGATTAAAGAATTAATTGAACATCACACTATAGGGTAG
- the dapA gene encoding 4-hydroxy-tetrahydrodipicolinate synthase, with protein sequence MKELVGTGVALVTPFNQDKSVDFEGLKRLVNYQIDNGINYLVLLGTTGEPATLTLKEIEQIKNTVVKTTNGRVPLVLGIGGNNTNAVVEEIKATDLSDYCAILSVSPYYNKPTQEGIYQHFKAIAAVSSKPIILYNVPSRTGVNVEPKTVIRIANDFKNIVAIKEAAGDIIQVLRLVQTKPTNFMVISGDDMIALPMVLVGGSGVISVIGQGLPKDFSEMIQHGLKGNVAKANALHYKVMESIDSIFEEGNPAGIKALLKKLNICSEDVRLPLVNASYDLQQKINTFVDNY encoded by the coding sequence ATGAAAGAGTTGGTAGGAACAGGCGTTGCATTAGTAACACCATTTAATCAAGATAAATCGGTTGATTTTGAAGGGCTAAAACGTTTGGTGAACTATCAAATAGACAATGGAATAAATTATTTAGTTTTATTGGGAACAACAGGAGAGCCAGCAACATTAACTTTAAAAGAAATTGAGCAAATTAAAAATACTGTTGTAAAAACAACTAACGGTAGAGTTCCTTTAGTGTTGGGTATTGGAGGTAACAATACAAATGCTGTAGTTGAAGAAATAAAAGCCACAGATTTGTCTGATTATTGTGCAATACTATCTGTTTCGCCATATTATAATAAACCAACTCAAGAAGGTATTTACCAACATTTTAAGGCAATAGCAGCAGTGAGCTCTAAACCTATAATTTTATACAATGTGCCAAGTAGAACAGGTGTAAATGTTGAGCCTAAAACCGTAATTAGAATAGCAAATGATTTTAAAAATATTGTTGCGATAAAAGAAGCAGCAGGAGATATAATACAAGTTTTACGTTTGGTGCAAACAAAACCAACTAATTTTATGGTGATTTCAGGAGATGATATGATTGCTTTACCAATGGTTTTAGTAGGTGGTTCAGGAGTTATATCTGTTATTGGACAAGGTTTGCCTAAAGATTTTTCTGAAATGATTCAACACGGATTAAAAGGCAATGTGGCAAAAGCAAATGCCTTACATTATAAAGTAATGGAAAGTATAGATTCTATTTTTGAAGAAGGGAATCCGGCAGGAATTAAAGCTCTTTTAAAAAAATTAAACATTTGCTCAGAAGATGTCCGTTTACCTTTAGTGAATGCTTCTTATGATTTACAACAAAAAATAAATACCTTTGTAGATAATTACTAG
- a CDS encoding bifunctional metallophosphatase/5'-nucleotidase: MKRRNFIQKSTAATAFLTLGGFSLQSFTNKTTKHITILHTNDVHSHIDPFPKNHFKYPNKGGIARRATLVESIRTENPNTLLLDAGDIFQGTPYFNIYGGELEFKLMSMLKYDAATIGNHDFDNGINGLYTQLPNAKFDFLSANYNFKNTVLESQIKPYKIFKKEGIKIGVFGLGIELQGLVDSANYKETKYLNPIEISQDISRVLKEDEHCDLIICLSHLGYHYKFDKVNDLELASKTKNIDLIIGGHTHTFLPKPTVTKNSIGENVLVNQVGCYGINLGRIDFYFDSDKNKASKGKSIIV, from the coding sequence ATGAAAAGAAGAAATTTTATACAAAAATCAACTGCTGCAACAGCATTTTTAACTTTAGGTGGTTTTTCTTTACAATCTTTTACCAATAAAACTACTAAACATATTACCATTTTACATACCAACGATGTACATAGTCATATAGACCCTTTTCCTAAAAATCATTTTAAATACCCTAATAAAGGCGGTATTGCAAGAAGAGCCACTTTAGTTGAAAGTATTAGAACAGAAAACCCTAATACTTTGTTATTAGATGCTGGTGATATTTTTCAAGGCACACCTTATTTCAATATTTATGGTGGCGAATTGGAATTTAAATTGATGAGTATGTTAAAATACGATGCTGCCACCATTGGAAATCACGATTTTGACAATGGAATTAATGGGTTATACACTCAATTACCCAATGCTAAATTTGATTTTTTATCGGCTAATTACAACTTTAAAAATACTGTTTTAGAATCACAAATTAAACCTTATAAAATTTTTAAAAAAGAAGGAATTAAAATAGGAGTTTTTGGTTTAGGAATTGAACTTCAAGGTTTAGTTGATTCTGCTAATTATAAAGAAACAAAATACTTAAATCCTATTGAGATTTCACAAGATATAAGTCGTGTTTTAAAAGAAGATGAGCATTGCGACTTAATAATTTGCCTGTCTCATTTAGGTTATCATTATAAATTTGATAAAGTGAACGATTTAGAATTAGCTTCAAAAACAAAAAATATTGATTTAATTATTGGTGGGCATACACACACTTTTTTACCCAAACCAACAGTTACAAAAAACAGCATTGGAGAAAATGTATTGGTAAATCAAGTTGGGTGTTATGGTATTAATTTAGGAAGAATAGATTTCTATTTTGACAGTGATAAAAACAAAGCGAGTAAAGGAAAAAGTATAATAGTATAA